Proteins from a single region of Flavobacterium sp. YJ01:
- the folE gene encoding GTP cyclohydrolase I FolE, whose translation MINNEEFLDEIGDNHFSSNAKNPLREDAFDITDEEKIEKIKKDVESILQTLGMDLTDDSIKGTPNRVAKMFVKEIFGGLNPAKQPKASTFDNNYKYGEMLVEKNITVYSTCEHHLLPIIGRAHVAYISSGRVIGLSKMNRIVEYYAKRPQVQERLTMQIVQELQKALGTEDVACVIDAKHLCVNSRGIKDIESSTVTSEFGGKFKDPQTKREFLDYIKLDTQF comes from the coding sequence ATGATAAACAACGAAGAATTTTTAGACGAAATAGGAGATAATCATTTCAGCAGTAACGCAAAGAACCCTTTAAGAGAAGATGCTTTTGACATTACTGACGAAGAAAAAATAGAAAAAATTAAAAAAGATGTTGAAAGCATTCTACAAACTCTTGGAATGGATTTAACAGACGACAGCATTAAAGGTACTCCAAACCGAGTTGCAAAAATGTTTGTAAAAGAAATTTTTGGCGGTCTCAACCCAGCAAAACAGCCAAAAGCTTCTACTTTTGATAATAATTACAAATATGGCGAAATGCTTGTAGAGAAAAACATTACGGTTTATTCTACTTGCGAACACCATTTATTGCCAATTATAGGACGTGCTCACGTGGCTTATATCTCAAGCGGACGTGTGATCGGTTTATCAAAAATGAACAGAATTGTAGAATACTACGCAAAAAGACCTCAGGTTCAAGAGCGTTTAACTATGCAGATTGTTCAGGAACTTCAAAAAGCTTTAGGAACAGAAGATGTTGCTTGCGTTATCGATGCAAAACACCTTTGTGTAAACTCTCGCGGAATTAAAGATATCGAAAGCAGTACTGTAACGTCTGAATTCGGTGGAAAATTCAAAGATCCTCAAACTAAACGAGAATTCTTGGATTACATTAAATTAGACACTCAATTCTAA
- the cysS gene encoding cysteine--tRNA ligase, producing MPLYSSQPLKIYNSLSGEKEDFKPIHEGNVGMYVCGPTVYSNVHLGNVRTFMSFDVIFRYFLHLDYKVRYVRNITDVGHIVDDVDEGEDKIAKKARLEQLEPMEVVQRYTVDFHDILKAFNFLPPSIEPTATGHIIEQIEIIKKIIATGIGYEANGSVYFDVVKYNETNNYGILSGRNIEDMLANTRDLDGQSDKRNPQDFALWKKAEPEHIMRWPSPWSDGFPGWHLECTAMSTKYLGNHFDIHGGGMDLKFPHHECEIAQNEACTGQSPVNYWMHANMLTLNGKKMAKSTGNNILPGEILSGDNNILSKPFSASVTRFFMLQAHYRSILDFSDDAIVAAEKGYKRLMEAVEALPNIVAGKTSSIDFGAWKQLCYDAMNDDFNTPILIAQLFEAVRFINLLKDGKETISEEDLKSFQTAVNAFVFNVLGLSDDKNADGDNDKLEGVVNMLIGMRNQARADKNFALSDQIRDQLIALGIQLKDGKEGTSFSIQ from the coding sequence ATGCCTTTATATAGCAGTCAGCCACTAAAAATATACAATTCACTATCTGGTGAAAAAGAAGATTTCAAACCAATCCATGAAGGAAACGTTGGAATGTATGTTTGTGGACCTACAGTATATAGTAATGTTCACTTAGGAAATGTGAGAACTTTTATGTCTTTTGACGTAATTTTCAGATATTTTCTTCATTTAGATTATAAAGTTCGTTACGTTCGAAACATTACTGACGTTGGACATATCGTAGATGATGTTGATGAAGGCGAAGATAAAATTGCAAAAAAAGCACGTTTAGAGCAGTTAGAACCAATGGAGGTTGTACAGCGCTACACGGTAGATTTTCATGATATTCTAAAAGCATTCAACTTTTTGCCGCCAAGCATTGAGCCAACTGCAACTGGACATATTATCGAGCAAATCGAAATCATCAAAAAAATTATAGCAACCGGAATTGGATATGAAGCCAACGGTTCTGTATATTTTGATGTTGTCAAATATAACGAAACGAACAATTACGGTATCTTAAGCGGTAGAAATATCGAAGATATGCTAGCCAATACACGTGATCTTGATGGACAGTCTGACAAAAGAAATCCGCAGGATTTTGCACTTTGGAAAAAAGCCGAACCAGAACACATTATGAGATGGCCTTCGCCTTGGAGCGATGGTTTCCCAGGTTGGCACCTTGAATGTACTGCAATGAGCACTAAATATCTTGGAAATCATTTTGATATTCACGGAGGTGGAATGGATTTAAAGTTCCCACACCATGAATGTGAAATCGCTCAAAATGAAGCCTGCACAGGACAATCTCCAGTAAACTATTGGATGCACGCCAATATGCTTACCTTAAACGGAAAAAAAATGGCAAAATCAACTGGAAACAATATTCTACCAGGCGAAATTCTAAGTGGAGATAACAACATATTAAGCAAACCTTTTTCTGCCTCTGTAACTCGCTTTTTCATGTTGCAAGCGCACTACAGAAGTATTTTAGACTTTTCTGATGATGCAATTGTTGCAGCCGAAAAAGGATACAAAAGATTAATGGAAGCTGTTGAAGCATTACCTAATATCGTTGCCGGAAAAACCAGTTCAATTGATTTTGGCGCATGGAAACAGCTTTGTTATGATGCTATGAATGACGATTTCAACACGCCAATCTTAATTGCTCAACTATTTGAAGCTGTTCGCTTTATCAATCTATTAAAAGATGGAAAAGAAACAATTTCAGAAGAAGATTTAAAGAGTTTTCAAACAGCAGTAAATGCATTTGTTTTCAATGTCTTAGGTCTTAGTGATGACAAGAATGCAGATGGTGACAATGATAAACTTGAAGGTGTTGTAAATATGCTTATAGGCATGCGAAACCAAGCAAGAGCAGACAAAAATTTTGCTCTTTCTGATCAAATTCGCGATCAATTGATTGCCTTGGGAATACAATTAAAAGACGGCAAAGAAGGAACTTCATTTAGCATACAATAA
- the yidD gene encoding membrane protein insertion efficiency factor YidD codes for MLSKILIYPFVLLVRFYQTAISPFTPATCRFEPTCSSYMIQALQIHGLFYGGFLGIKRILSCHPWGRTGYDPVPEKKCNHKH; via the coding sequence ATGTTATCTAAAATTCTAATATATCCTTTTGTGCTATTGGTTCGTTTTTATCAAACGGCAATCTCTCCGTTTACCCCAGCAACTTGCAGATTTGAACCAACCTGTTCCAGCTATATGATCCAGGCATTACAAATTCACGGTTTATTCTATGGAGGTTTTTTAGGAATAAAACGTATTTTAAGCTGTCATCCTTGGGGCAGAACTGGCTACGATCCAGTTCCAGAAAAAAAATGCAATCACAAACATTAA